Proteins found in one Thalassomonas actiniarum genomic segment:
- a CDS encoding cupredoxin domain-containing protein has translation MKTITALASLGLLLLSGLASAKQVEVSIYKKKFTPQQVVIAPGDTVIWRNKEKRQYHNVWFKQFSKEEPDIFFPGETFEQRFDKEGTYPYECGPHPKMTGTVIVKAG, from the coding sequence ATGAAAACAATCACCGCACTGGCTTCTCTTGGCCTGCTACTGCTTTCGGGGCTGGCAAGCGCGAAACAAGTGGAAGTGAGCATATATAAGAAGAAATTTACCCCGCAGCAGGTAGTAATTGCTCCGGGAGATACGGTGATTTGGCGTAATAAGGAAAAAAGGCAATATCATAATGTCTGGTTCAAACAATTTAGCAAGGAAGAGCCGGATATTTTTTTCCCGGGAGAGACCTTTGAGCAGCGCTTTGATAAGGAAGGTACTTATCCTTATGAGTGCGGCCCACACCCGAAAATGACAGGTACCGTTATTGTTAAAGCGGGTTAA
- a CDS encoding EAL domain-containing protein, producing MDFKQQTELGLVEQNFTAVDFDLEKLACDVIDKSDIGIFILGRDKNIVCWNSWMAQMSGIKADNATGKNLEQLFTGFSNLRLQQAIDDALLRGMSAVLSQKFNPHSLPLYKSPEDRKKKQLMSQMIMVKPIHNGGNYSLVQVIDVSPASARDKMLRHQANEYKHQELHTRAILSSIADAVITLDVDGRVDYMNIVAEKLTGWSFQQAMGLPWDKVLTVINKKEPLMSEPVGHCLQKGQVPDLGGLELELQPKIGANLAIELSMAPICDQHNETLGVVAIFRDVTNARQLARQINWQASHDNLTALLNRRAFDDKLAEMVKNVRHQNNSHALLYLDLDRFKIVNDTCGHAAGDELLKQISRLLAANIRANDLLARLGGDEFGIQLLDCPAKAAANIANMIRIAIQQFRFSWGEKVFNIGVSIGVVEVTPGCESAEDILCKADAACYAAKKSGRDQVHFYRSQNCAAVYHQGEMEWFPRIQQALAEDRFTLYAQKIVPLADMNKSIHFEVLVRMLGVDGKLILPGEFIPAAERFGLMAKIDKWVISHVFQLIAKESERLSGQGYRFAINLSGCTLSDEQSLAFINEQLAYFNIPSGMISFEITETAAISNLSSVNHFIRNLQQSGCKLSLDDFGSGLSSFAYLKNLPVDYLKIDGLFVKNMALDVIDRAMVKSINEIGHVMKLKTIAEFVENDAIIACLKDIGVDYGQGYGIAKPQPLTDVNGCLLLT from the coding sequence ATGGATTTCAAACAGCAAACAGAATTAGGTTTGGTTGAACAAAACTTTACCGCTGTGGATTTTGATCTGGAAAAGCTGGCCTGTGATGTGATCGATAAAAGTGATATCGGCATTTTTATTCTCGGCCGGGATAAAAACATCGTATGCTGGAATAGCTGGATGGCACAGATGTCCGGCATCAAGGCTGATAACGCCACCGGGAAAAATCTTGAACAGCTGTTTACCGGCTTTAGCAACCTCAGGTTGCAACAGGCCATAGATGATGCTCTGTTGCGGGGCATGTCTGCTGTTTTATCGCAAAAATTCAATCCCCACAGTTTACCTCTTTATAAATCTCCCGAAGACCGTAAGAAAAAACAGCTGATGTCGCAAATGATCATGGTGAAACCCATTCATAACGGCGGCAATTATAGCCTGGTGCAAGTGATAGATGTCAGTCCAGCCAGCGCCAGGGATAAAATGCTGCGTCATCAGGCGAATGAATATAAGCACCAGGAGCTTCACACCCGGGCTATCCTGTCTTCTATTGCCGATGCCGTTATTACCCTGGATGTCGATGGACGGGTAGATTATATGAATATCGTTGCGGAAAAGCTGACCGGCTGGTCGTTTCAGCAAGCAATGGGGCTGCCCTGGGATAAGGTATTAACTGTTATCAATAAAAAAGAGCCGTTAATGTCGGAACCGGTAGGCCACTGCTTGCAAAAAGGCCAGGTGCCGGATCTGGGTGGACTGGAGTTGGAGCTGCAACCGAAAATCGGCGCCAATCTGGCAATAGAGCTCTCCATGGCGCCTATTTGCGACCAGCACAATGAGACTTTAGGTGTGGTGGCGATTTTCAGGGATGTCACTAATGCGCGCCAGTTGGCGCGGCAAATTAACTGGCAGGCGTCCCATGATAATCTGACGGCTTTACTGAATCGCAGGGCATTTGACGACAAGCTGGCGGAAATGGTGAAAAATGTCCGTCACCAGAATAACAGCCATGCCTTGCTTTATTTAGATCTGGACAGGTTTAAAATCGTCAATGATACCTGCGGGCATGCGGCGGGAGATGAACTGCTTAAACAAATCTCCCGCTTGCTGGCTGCTAACATTCGCGCCAATGATCTGCTGGCCAGGTTGGGGGGAGACGAGTTTGGCATTCAGTTGCTTGACTGTCCGGCGAAGGCGGCAGCAAACATTGCCAACATGATCCGTATTGCCATTCAGCAATTCCGTTTTAGCTGGGGAGAGAAAGTCTTTAATATCGGTGTCAGTATCGGGGTGGTGGAAGTTACCCCGGGATGCGAAAGCGCCGAAGATATTCTTTGTAAAGCCGATGCCGCCTGTTACGCCGCCAAGAAAAGCGGCCGGGATCAGGTGCACTTCTACCGCTCCCAAAACTGTGCTGCCGTCTATCATCAGGGAGAAATGGAATGGTTTCCCCGTATCCAGCAGGCACTGGCTGAGGATCGTTTTACCCTGTATGCGCAAAAAATAGTGCCGTTAGCCGACATGAACAAGAGCATACATTTTGAAGTTCTGGTCAGGATGCTCGGCGTAGACGGAAAGCTGATTTTACCCGGTGAGTTTATTCCGGCAGCGGAACGTTTCGGCTTGATGGCGAAAATTGATAAATGGGTGATTTCCCATGTCTTTCAACTTATTGCTAAGGAAAGTGAACGCTTAAGCGGGCAAGGGTATCGCTTTGCCATTAATCTTTCCGGCTGTACCTTAAGCGATGAGCAATCCCTGGCGTTTATCAATGAGCAACTGGCGTACTTTAATATCCCCTCCGGCATGATCAGTTTTGAAATTACCGAAACCGCCGCCATTTCCAACCTGTCATCTGTTAACCATTTTATCCGTAATTTACAGCAGTCGGGATGCAAGTTGTCACTGGATGATTTTGGCAGCGGCCTGTCTTCTTTTGCCTATTTAAAAAACCTGCCGGTAGACTACCTGAAAATAGACGGCCTTTTTGTAAAAAACATGGCGCTTGATGTTATAGACAGGGCCATGGTGAAGTCCATCAATGAAATCGGTCATGTGATGAAGCTAAAGACCATAGCCGAGTTTGTTGAAAATGATGCCATTATTGCCTGCCTTAAAGATATCGGGGTCGATTATGGCCAGGGTTATGGCATAGCCAAACCTCAGCCGTTGACAGACGTAAACGGTTGCTTGCTGCTAACGTAA
- a CDS encoding chemotaxis protein CheC: MLELTEFQQDAVAELLNIGMGKAAASLSEMVKRKVDLSIPCVEIMLRRHAIEHIRDTVGNEVTAVKETFKGTFWGDAFLLFPESQSLELVRALLQEDALPLDVLSEMEQEALTEVGNIILNACLGSLANIFEQNFHCDLPRYAQGSCDIIFNRNLAAARSADAVLLVRMNFSLKANNIHGLLTLMMDVESMQALTDLINTTFGMID, from the coding sequence ATGCTCGAATTAACTGAGTTTCAACAAGATGCTGTCGCCGAATTACTCAATATAGGCATGGGAAAAGCTGCGGCATCCCTGAGTGAAATGGTTAAACGAAAGGTTGATTTATCCATTCCCTGTGTTGAAATTATGCTGCGCCGCCATGCAATAGAGCATATTCGCGATACGGTAGGCAACGAAGTTACCGCGGTTAAGGAAACCTTTAAAGGCACGTTTTGGGGAGATGCTTTCCTGTTATTTCCCGAGTCCCAGAGCCTGGAGCTGGTCAGGGCCTTGCTGCAAGAGGATGCCCTGCCTTTAGATGTGCTTTCTGAAATGGAGCAGGAAGCACTGACGGAAGTCGGTAATATTATTCTCAACGCCTGTTTAGGCAGCCTGGCAAATATCTTTGAGCAGAATTTTCACTGTGACTTGCCCCGCTATGCACAGGGCTCATGCGATATTATTTTTAACCGGAACCTGGCTGCTGCCCGGTCAGCAGATGCGGTGCTCCTGGTGCGGATGAATTTTTCATTGAAGGCCAACAATATTCACGGCCTGTTAACGTTGATGATGGATGTTGAGTCGATGCAGGCGCTCACAGATCTCATCAACACAACTTTTGGTATGATAGATTGA
- a CDS encoding response regulator transcription factor, with protein MSDNAILIVDDSRLARMVIKRYTLSIHPHWNVIEASNGEEALKRSQDENITWMTIDYNMPGMDGLTLIEKLRQRFPQAEIALITANIQNNVKNQASELDVDFIQKPVTKEKIRAYIER; from the coding sequence ATGTCAGATAACGCAATACTGATAGTGGATGATAGCCGTCTTGCCCGTATGGTGATCAAACGATATACCCTGTCCATACACCCCCACTGGAATGTTATCGAAGCCAGTAATGGTGAAGAAGCCCTAAAAAGAAGCCAGGATGAAAATATTACCTGGATGACCATAGACTATAATATGCCGGGTATGGACGGCCTGACCCTGATTGAAAAACTCAGGCAACGTTTCCCGCAAGCCGAAATTGCTCTAATCACGGCTAATATTCAAAATAACGTTAAAAATCAAGCTAGTGAGCTTGACGTGGATTTTATCCAGAAACCGGTAACCAAAGAAAAAATCAGAGCTTATATTGAGAGGTAA
- a CDS encoding iron-containing alcohol dehydrogenase, translating to MLNFSLYNPTRIHFGQGQIAQISREIPADAKVLVTYGGGSIKSNGVYGQVSEALKNHQWVEFSGIEPNPGYDTLMRAQQLIKAHDIDYLLAVGGGSVVDGTKFIAAAALYEGDDPWDILAKGQEVTRALPLAAVLTLPATGSESNGNSVVTRDGSKLAFSSALVRPLFAVLDPQVSLSLSDRQISNGVVDAFVHITEQYLTYPVDAKVQDRFAEGLLLTLIEEGPKALTAEGKTDLKVRGNIMWSATQALNGLIGAGVPQDWATHMIGHELTGAYGIDHARTLSIVLPAVMKVCRQSKREKLLQYATRVWQLTGENEEQIIDEAIRLTEQFFVDMAVPVRLAEVNLGLAEVEHLLAKLEQHGMSALGENGDITLAVSREILSAAL from the coding sequence ATGTTGAATTTTAGTTTATATAACCCCACCCGCATCCACTTTGGCCAGGGACAAATAGCCCAAATTAGCCGGGAAATTCCCGCTGATGCCAAAGTGCTGGTGACTTATGGCGGTGGTTCGATCAAAAGTAACGGTGTCTATGGGCAGGTCAGCGAGGCGCTGAAAAACCATCAATGGGTTGAGTTTTCCGGCATAGAGCCCAACCCCGGTTACGATACCCTGATGCGGGCGCAGCAGTTGATTAAAGCACATGATATCGATTATTTGCTGGCGGTCGGCGGCGGCTCTGTTGTCGACGGTACAAAATTTATAGCGGCGGCGGCCTTATATGAAGGAGATGATCCCTGGGATATCCTGGCCAAAGGGCAGGAAGTTACCCGGGCACTACCTTTAGCGGCGGTATTGACTTTGCCTGCGACCGGCTCTGAGTCTAACGGTAATTCTGTGGTGACCCGGGACGGCAGCAAACTGGCATTTTCCAGTGCTCTGGTGCGGCCGTTATTTGCGGTGCTGGATCCGCAGGTCAGTTTAAGTTTATCCGATCGCCAGATCAGCAATGGCGTGGTGGATGCTTTTGTTCATATCACCGAGCAGTACCTGACCTATCCCGTGGATGCCAAGGTACAGGACAGGTTTGCCGAAGGCCTGTTGCTAACTTTGATTGAAGAAGGTCCAAAGGCACTGACAGCAGAAGGAAAAACAGATCTTAAGGTGCGGGGCAACATTATGTGGAGCGCGACCCAGGCCCTTAACGGCCTGATTGGCGCCGGGGTGCCTCAGGACTGGGCGACCCATATGATAGGCCACGAGCTGACCGGTGCTTACGGTATCGATCATGCGAGAACCCTGTCGATTGTCTTGCCGGCGGTGATGAAAGTATGCCGGCAAAGCAAACGGGAGAAGTTGTTGCAATATGCCACCCGGGTCTGGCAGTTAACCGGAGAAAATGAAGAACAGATCATTGATGAAGCGATACGGTTAACAGAGCAGTTTTTTGTCGACATGGCGGTGCCTGTGCGTCTTGCCGAGGTCAACCTGGGGTTGGCGGAGGTTGAGCATTTGCTGGCCAAACTGGAGCAACACGGTATGTCGGCATTAGGTGAAAACGGCGATATCACCTTAGCGGTAAGTCGCGAGATCCTGAGCGCTGCCCTGTAG
- a CDS encoding type 1 glutamine amidotransferase domain-containing protein translates to MTLADKKVLIVLTSHDQLGDTGEKTGFWLEEFAAPYYVLLDAGVSITLASPAGGQPPIDGKSELADFQTDATRRFDQDAKAQQLLANTAKLSEVSKDHYDAVFYPGGHGPLWDLVDNRDSLALITQLNRLNKPVATVCHASAALLNVKDEQGDFYIRGKSVTGFSNSEEDAVQLTQVVPYLLEDELKARGGDYQKVDDWAPFVVQDGTLITGQNPASSQMVAQALLKSL, encoded by the coding sequence ATGACCTTAGCTGATAAAAAAGTATTAATTGTTTTAACCTCTCACGATCAATTGGGTGATACCGGTGAGAAAACCGGTTTCTGGCTGGAAGAGTTTGCCGCTCCTTATTATGTTTTGCTTGATGCCGGTGTGAGTATTACTTTGGCTTCTCCTGCAGGCGGCCAGCCTCCAATAGACGGTAAAAGCGAGTTGGCGGACTTTCAAACCGATGCCACCCGCCGCTTTGACCAGGATGCCAAGGCGCAACAGCTGCTGGCAAATACGGCAAAGTTATCCGAGGTTAGCAAGGACCATTATGACGCGGTATTCTATCCCGGTGGCCATGGTCCTTTGTGGGATCTGGTGGATAACCGGGATTCACTGGCGTTGATCACCCAGTTGAACCGGTTGAACAAGCCGGTGGCGACGGTATGCCATGCATCGGCGGCCTTGCTTAATGTCAAAGATGAGCAAGGTGACTTTTATATCCGGGGTAAGTCGGTGACCGGTTTTTCCAATTCGGAAGAAGACGCGGTGCAATTAACCCAGGTTGTGCCTTATTTGCTTGAAGATGAATTAAAGGCGCGGGGCGGCGATTACCAGAAAGTTGATGACTGGGCGCCTTTTGTGGTGCAGGACGGTACGCTAATCACAGGTCAGAATCCGGCGTCGTCTCAAATGGTGGCGCAGGCGTTATTAAAAAGTTTGTAA
- a CDS encoding LysR family transcriptional regulator, translating to MNVSFEQLKSMVVFAQVIEQGSLSAAAKHLGLSRAVVSYHIKKLESSLGLKLLNRSTRSFTLTEAGQQYYYRCRTIAEQAQAANQQIENFKQEPEGLLKITCPVNIGLQTIVPALDDFKTLYPKIELDVMLTDEVVNIIQEGIDLAIRGAPLADSGLQAAKLSTLTTCLCGSSEYFRKHGRPVTPAELGQHQWVIYKLTSNVLTLSKGSKSYSIKVRGTISTNNAAARTAFVEGGHGLGRIPLYDALPRIKSGALEQIFTGYQLPDINVYGVYPPGGASAKKLRLLIDHLKEYFIKEGKRAALE from the coding sequence ATGAATGTCTCTTTTGAACAACTAAAAAGCATGGTGGTCTTTGCCCAGGTCATTGAGCAGGGCAGCTTAAGCGCCGCAGCCAAACACCTGGGATTATCACGTGCCGTGGTAAGCTATCACATCAAAAAGCTTGAATCGTCTTTGGGACTGAAATTGCTCAACCGCTCCACCCGCAGCTTTACCCTGACCGAAGCAGGGCAACAATATTATTATCGTTGCCGCACGATTGCCGAACAGGCACAGGCCGCCAACCAGCAAATTGAAAACTTCAAACAAGAACCGGAAGGATTACTCAAGATCACCTGCCCGGTGAATATCGGTTTGCAGACCATAGTACCGGCCCTGGATGACTTTAAAACCTTATACCCGAAAATAGAGCTGGATGTGATGTTAACCGATGAAGTCGTCAACATTATCCAGGAAGGCATTGACCTGGCTATCCGTGGCGCGCCGCTGGCCGATTCGGGCTTACAGGCAGCTAAGCTGTCCACCCTGACCACCTGCCTTTGCGGTTCAAGCGAATATTTCAGGAAACACGGCCGACCCGTCACGCCAGCAGAGCTGGGGCAACATCAATGGGTGATTTATAAACTGACCTCAAATGTGCTGACCCTGAGTAAAGGCAGCAAAAGCTACAGCATCAAAGTCCGGGGAACAATCAGCACCAACAATGCCGCGGCCAGAACCGCCTTTGTTGAAGGGGGCCATGGCCTAGGACGTATTCCCCTTTACGATGCCCTGCCGAGAATTAAAAGCGGCGCGCTGGAGCAAATATTCACCGGCTATCAACTGCCGGATATTAATGTTTACGGGGTGTACCCCCCCGGCGGTGCAAGCGCCAAAAAACTCCGGCTTTTGATTGATCACCTTAAGGAGTATTTCATCAAAGAAGGAAAAAGAGCCGCCTTAGAGTAA
- a CDS encoding DUF3012 domain-containing protein — MKKIILALSASFILAACAPEVGSEKWCAQLKEKPKGDWTATEAKDYAKHCLFK; from the coding sequence ATGAAAAAAATTATACTGGCACTGAGTGCATCTTTTATACTGGCGGCCTGTGCACCGGAAGTGGGCAGTGAAAAATGGTGTGCCCAGTTGAAGGAGAAACCTAAAGGCGACTGGACCGCTACCGAAGCCAAAGATTATGCCAAGCATTGTTTATTCAAATAA
- a CDS encoding GNAT family N-acetyltransferase, whose product MTIYIRHFHLSDARALTDIFYTSIHRVARQYYSDAEINQWAPLPIDYPLWQTKLQHMAPFVAELDNQVAGFMTLADDGLIGLAYSHPRHQKKGIATALYRHLETQARQRGIATLTVNASYLAKPFFAKQDFCVIRKNEIARNGEILINWSMEKHLS is encoded by the coding sequence GTGACGATTTATATCCGGCATTTTCATTTGAGTGACGCCAGGGCGCTCACCGATATTTTTTATACCAGCATCCACAGAGTCGCCCGCCAGTATTACAGCGATGCGGAGATAAACCAGTGGGCGCCCCTGCCAATTGATTACCCGCTCTGGCAAACTAAACTGCAGCACATGGCGCCTTTTGTTGCCGAACTGGATAATCAGGTGGCAGGCTTTATGACCCTGGCAGACGATGGTTTGATTGGCCTGGCCTACAGCCATCCCCGACATCAGAAAAAAGGGATTGCTACGGCATTATACCGGCACCTGGAAACGCAGGCCCGGCAGCGGGGAATAGCGACTTTAACGGTTAATGCCTCCTACCTGGCAAAGCCCTTTTTTGCCAAGCAGGACTTTTGTGTGATCCGCAAAAATGAAATTGCCCGTAACGGCGAGATACTTATCAACTGGTCGATGGAAAAACATCTGAGCTAA
- a CDS encoding GNAT family N-acetyltransferase, with product MEQIILETPRLILRPFLPEDAARVRQLAGDKRVAETTLHIPHPYLEGMAEQWLSGHGEHWKNKTAVIYAVTDKVSKCLMGTMSLVDIQGDEAELGYWLGLDYWGNNYATEAAGALADFAFSSLELNKLTADHLIDNPASGKVMEKIGMSYQHNTQKLDRYGRLADVKVYHLLKAQ from the coding sequence ATGGAACAAATCATTCTTGAAACCCCCAGGCTTATTTTAAGGCCGTTTTTGCCTGAGGATGCCGCCCGGGTCCGACAGTTAGCCGGGGATAAGCGGGTAGCCGAAACCACCTTACATATTCCCCACCCTTACCTCGAGGGTATGGCCGAGCAGTGGCTTTCAGGGCATGGCGAGCACTGGAAAAATAAAACCGCGGTGATTTATGCCGTCACCGACAAGGTCAGTAAGTGCCTGATGGGCACTATGTCCCTGGTAGACATTCAGGGAGATGAAGCCGAGTTGGGGTATTGGCTAGGGCTTGACTATTGGGGCAACAATTATGCTACGGAAGCGGCCGGGGCGCTGGCGGATTTTGCCTTTTCTTCCCTGGAGCTTAATAAATTAACCGCCGATCACTTAATCGACAACCCGGCATCCGGCAAAGTGATGGAAAAAATCGGCATGAGCTATCAGCATAATACGCAAAAACTTGACCGTTACGGGCGATTGGCGGATGTGAAAGTTTATCACTTGCTCAAAGCGCAATAA
- a CDS encoding amidohydrolase family protein, with protein MPTITSKLSMLSLCVTMAFSAAPAFAGETDDKKQDKPSWSVNEPQGQFTTAAIDVTQGTWMNIDLSPDGKTLMFDLLGDIYTMPVSGGEATPLMTDIAWQMQPKFSPDGQYIAFTSDEDGGDNLWIMNRDGSNAKAVSKETFRLLNSPAWSPDGNFLVGRKHYTSGRSLGAGEVWMYHKTGGQGVMLTKRPNDQKDLGEPAFSHDGKYIYFSQDATPGKTFHYSKDSEKGIYKIKRLELETGEIKVVLSGKGGAIRPTPSPDGRYLAYISRDDFQSNLYLYDLKNGEETLVYQGLERDMQETWAIHGVYPTMAWTPDNKGIIFWAGGKINRLDLRSKKAEVINFHVKTEKKIQTALRFQQDVNPDAFDVNMLRDVQVSPDGRSVIFEAMGHIYRRSLPDGKVKRLTKQKDHLEFNPSFSRDGKKVVYVSWDDEKQGQVRVVSARGGKGKAILDEPGKYIEPSFSPDGKTVVFRKVSGGYITPKKWGLNPGIYSVSSKGGEMKLVTENGLKPHFGDRNDRIYVLRHEENTQLARIDLDGQHDQTIYQGKFATEYKVSPDGKYLAFAERFKVFVTPLVERGEVIEIGPGATNLPVRQLSVRAGEGINWHKGSDEIYWSLGADLYQAELDGLFAISSDEEQKKTEGDDKAKDAAVTPKTTYLGFKKKTDKPSGKVAFVGGKVLTMEGEQIINNGVVLVEGNKITAVGQQGQVSVPEDAKVIDISGKTLMPGLIDAHAHGPQGNNELIPEQNWSNYAELALGVTTIHNPSYDTSEFFAASEMQKSGQIVAPRLFSTGTILYGATAAGYTAHVDNLDDAKFHVERLKKAGAFSVKSYNQPRRDQRQQFVQAARELEMMVVPEGGSLLQHNLTMIVDGHTTLEHSIPTANIYDDVKQLWSHSEMAYTPTLGVAYGGIWGEHYWYDTTDVWRHPRLSKYVPDEILDARSMRRTKAPEHHYNHVNVATVAKELQDLGIKVNSGGHGQREGLAMHWEMWMMAQGGMTPLQAIRTATIAPAVSLGLDSQLGSLKAGKLADMIVVDGDVARDIRLSDKISYTMINGRLYDAETMHEIGNYDNERAKFYFE; from the coding sequence ATGCCGACAATAACTTCCAAATTGTCCATGCTGTCCCTTTGTGTGACCATGGCTTTTTCTGCTGCACCGGCGTTTGCCGGTGAAACCGACGATAAAAAACAAGACAAACCCAGCTGGTCGGTAAATGAGCCGCAAGGCCAGTTTACTACTGCTGCCATTGATGTCACCCAGGGCACCTGGATGAATATCGACCTCAGTCCTGATGGTAAAACTTTGATGTTTGATCTGCTTGGTGATATTTATACCATGCCGGTCAGTGGTGGTGAAGCCACACCTCTGATGACAGATATCGCCTGGCAAATGCAGCCGAAATTCAGCCCTGACGGCCAGTATATTGCCTTCACCTCGGATGAGGACGGCGGTGATAATTTGTGGATCATGAATCGTGACGGTAGCAATGCCAAGGCGGTGTCTAAAGAAACGTTCCGCTTGTTAAACAGCCCTGCCTGGTCGCCGGACGGCAATTTTCTAGTGGGCCGTAAGCATTATACCAGTGGCCGCTCTCTTGGCGCGGGTGAAGTCTGGATGTACCATAAAACTGGCGGTCAGGGGGTAATGCTGACCAAGCGTCCCAATGATCAAAAAGATCTCGGTGAGCCGGCTTTTTCCCATGACGGTAAATATATCTATTTTTCCCAGGATGCGACCCCGGGCAAAACTTTCCATTACAGCAAAGACTCGGAAAAAGGCATTTATAAAATCAAACGCCTTGAGCTGGAAACCGGTGAAATCAAAGTGGTGCTCTCGGGCAAAGGCGGCGCTATCCGCCCGACTCCGTCTCCCGACGGCCGTTACCTGGCTTACATCAGCCGGGATGATTTCCAGTCCAATCTTTATTTATATGACCTGAAAAACGGTGAAGAAACTTTGGTTTATCAGGGCTTAGAGCGGGATATGCAGGAAACCTGGGCGATTCACGGCGTATATCCTACCATGGCCTGGACCCCGGACAATAAAGGTATTATTTTCTGGGCCGGCGGCAAGATCAACCGTTTAGATCTACGTAGCAAAAAAGCCGAAGTTATCAACTTCCATGTCAAAACCGAGAAAAAAATCCAAACGGCGCTGCGCTTCCAGCAGGACGTCAATCCGGATGCATTTGACGTCAACATGTTGCGGGATGTGCAGGTTTCCCCTGATGGCCGCAGTGTCATTTTTGAAGCCATGGGACATATCTACCGCCGCAGCCTGCCTGACGGTAAAGTTAAGCGTTTGACCAAGCAGAAAGATCATCTTGAATTTAACCCGAGTTTCTCCCGCGACGGCAAAAAAGTGGTCTATGTCAGCTGGGATGATGAGAAACAGGGTCAGGTACGTGTTGTTTCCGCCCGCGGCGGTAAAGGCAAGGCGATACTGGATGAGCCGGGTAAATATATCGAACCCAGCTTTTCCCCGGACGGTAAAACAGTCGTCTTTAGAAAAGTCTCCGGCGGTTATATCACACCGAAAAAGTGGGGCTTAAACCCGGGGATCTACTCGGTTTCCAGTAAAGGCGGCGAGATGAAACTGGTCACCGAAAATGGCTTGAAGCCACACTTTGGCGATCGTAATGATCGTATCTATGTGTTGCGTCATGAAGAAAACACTCAGCTGGCGCGAATCGATCTTGACGGCCAGCATGATCAAACCATTTACCAGGGCAAGTTTGCCACTGAGTATAAGGTTTCCCCCGACGGTAAATACCTGGCTTTTGCCGAGCGCTTTAAAGTGTTCGTGACGCCTTTGGTGGAGCGCGGTGAAGTGATTGAAATCGGCCCGGGTGCAACCAACTTGCCGGTCAGGCAGTTGTCGGTACGTGCCGGTGAAGGCATTAACTGGCATAAAGGCTCGGATGAAATCTACTGGAGCTTAGGTGCGGACCTGTACCAGGCAGAGCTTGATGGTTTATTTGCCATTTCTTCCGATGAAGAGCAGAAGAAAACTGAAGGTGATGACAAAGCGAAAGACGCTGCGGTTACGCCAAAAACCACCTATTTAGGCTTTAAGAAAAAAACCGATAAACCTTCCGGCAAAGTTGCTTTTGTCGGCGGTAAGGTACTCACTATGGAAGGCGAGCAAATCATCAATAATGGTGTGGTGCTGGTTGAAGGTAATAAAATTACCGCCGTGGGGCAGCAGGGACAAGTTTCTGTGCCGGAAGATGCCAAGGTGATCGATATCAGCGGTAAAACCTTGATGCCGGGTTTAATTGATGCCCATGCCCACGGACCGCAGGGTAATAATGAGCTTATCCCAGAGCAAAACTGGTCGAACTATGCCGAACTAGCGCTAGGGGTTACCACTATCCATAACCCGTCTTATGATACCAGTGAGTTTTTTGCCGCCAGCGAAATGCAGAAAAGCGGCCAGATAGTGGCGCCGCGCCTGTTTTCTACCGGTACTATTTTATACGGTGCCACCGCTGCCGGTTATACCGCCCATGTTGATAACCTTGATGATGCCAAGTTCCATGTCGAGCGTTTGAAAAAAGCCGGTGCTTTCAGTGTCAAGAGTTATAATCAGCCGCGCCGGGATCAAAGACAGCAATTTGTCCAGGCCGCCCGTGAACTGGAAATGATGGTAGTGCCCGAAGGCGGTTCCTTGCTGCAGCATAACCTGACCATGATAGTTGACGGCCATACCACGCTTGAGCACTCCATTCCCACTGCCAACATTTACGACGATGTTAAGCAGCTGTGGTCCCATTCCGAAATGGCTTATACCCCGACCTTAGGGGTCGCTTATGGCGGTATCTGGGGTGAGCACTACTGGTATGATACCACTGACGTTTGGCGCCACCCGCGCCTGAGCAAGTATGTACCTGATGAGATTCTTGATGCCCGTTCAATGCGCCGCACTAAAGCGCCCGAGCATCACTACAACCATGTTAATGTCGCTACCGTAGCTAAAGAGCTGCAGGATTTAGGCATCAAGGTTAATTCCGGCGGTCACGGCCAGCGCGAAGGTTTAGCGATGCACTGGGAAATGTGGATGATGGCACAGGGGGGCATGACGCCGCTGCAGGCTATTCGTACCGCGACCATCGCACCTGCGGTATCTTTAGGGCTGGACAGCCAGTTGGGCTCGCTGAAAGCCGGTAAGCTTGCCGATATGATAGTGGTTGACGGTGATGTCGCCAGGGATATCCGCCTGAGTGATAAGATCAGTTACACCATGATCAACGGACGTTTATATGATGCCGAAACCATGCATGAAATCGGTAACTATGATAACGAAAGGGCGAAGTTCTATTTTGAATAA